In one Chlamydia sp. BM-2023 genomic region, the following are encoded:
- the dnaJ gene encoding molecular chaperone DnaJ: protein MDYYDVLGVSKTASPEEIKKAYRKLAVKFHPDKNPGDADAERRFKEVSEAYEVLSDAQKRESYDRYGKDGPFAGAGGFGGAGMGNMEDALRTFMGAFGGEFGGGGSFFEGLFGGLGEAFGMRGDPAGARQGASKKVHITLSFEEAARGVEKELIVSGYKTCETCSGSGAASDKGIKCCERCKGSGQVVQSRGFFSMASTCPECGGEGRIITDPCSSCRGQGRVKDKRSVNVQIPAGVDSGMRLKMEGYGDAGQNGAQAGDLYVFIDVEPHPVFERRGDDLILELPIGFVDAALGMKKEIPTLLKEGTCRITVPEGIQSGTILKVKSQGFPNVHGRSRGDLLVRVSVETPQNLSEEQKDLLRKFATTEKAENFPKKRSFLDKIKGFFSDFAV from the coding sequence CTGATAAAAATCCAGGAGATGCCGATGCTGAGCGACGTTTCAAAGAGGTCTCGGAAGCTTATGAAGTTTTGAGCGATGCTCAAAAACGAGAGTCCTATGACCGTTACGGTAAGGACGGGCCTTTTGCCGGAGCCGGAGGTTTCGGAGGTGCAGGAATGGGCAACATGGAAGATGCTCTACGCACCTTTATGGGAGCTTTTGGCGGAGAGTTTGGCGGTGGCGGGAGCTTTTTCGAAGGCTTGTTTGGTGGTCTCGGAGAAGCTTTTGGTATGCGCGGCGATCCTGCAGGCGCTCGCCAAGGAGCTAGTAAAAAGGTCCATATCACACTTTCATTTGAAGAAGCTGCTCGTGGCGTTGAAAAAGAATTAATTGTTTCCGGATATAAAACTTGTGAAACTTGTTCTGGTAGCGGAGCTGCTAGTGATAAGGGGATCAAGTGCTGTGAGCGATGTAAGGGGTCGGGACAAGTTGTACAAAGTCGCGGCTTCTTTTCCATGGCATCAACATGTCCAGAATGTGGTGGAGAAGGACGTATCATTACAGATCCTTGTTCATCTTGTCGAGGGCAAGGAAGAGTTAAAGATAAGCGTAGTGTCAACGTGCAGATCCCTGCAGGTGTAGACTCTGGAATGCGTTTAAAGATGGAAGGTTATGGAGATGCTGGACAAAACGGCGCTCAGGCTGGAGATCTTTATGTTTTTATTGATGTAGAACCCCATCCTGTTTTTGAGCGCAGGGGAGACGATCTAATTTTAGAGCTGCCTATCGGCTTTGTCGATGCAGCTTTAGGAATGAAGAAAGAAATTCCTACGTTATTAAAAGAAGGAACTTGTCGTATTACAGTTCCCGAGGGAATTCAAAGCGGAACAATTCTCAAGGTGAAGAGCCAAGGCTTTCCCAATGTCCATGGTAGAAGTCGAGGAGACTTGCTTGTTCGGGTTTCTGTTGAAACCCCACAAAATCTATCGGAAGAGCAGAAAGATTTGCTCCGCAAGTTCGCAACTACGGAAAAAGCAGAAAATTTCCCTAAGAAGCGTAGCTTCTTAGATAAAATAAAGGGTTTTTTTTCTGACTTCGCCGTATAG
- a CDS encoding thiamine pyrophosphate-dependent enzyme — MRHELGSSVKEVLKLVWSLRVAEAKMLLLSRQSDSGGTFQLSCAGHELAGVVAGQSFIRGKDWSFPYYRDQGFPIGLGCDFSEIFASFLARLTPNHSCGRMMPYHYSHKKLRICCQSSVVGTQFLQAAGRAWAVKHNKSDEVVYVSGGDGATSQGEFHEMLNYVALHKLPLVTVVQNNSWAISVPFKDQCSTDLARLGESYRGLSVYEVDGGDYFALVETFAKAVEQAREASVPALILVNVVRLEPHSNSDNHEKYRSREDLDLSRSNDPLLRLEKQMMQECGISASEILEIKTQAEAEIARAYEIAETVPLPSKGSTSHEVFSPHTISLIDYEDSLEAQRLRDTQPQVMRDAITEALIEEMHRDSGVVVFGEDVAGDKGGVFGVTRGLTKQFGAERCFNTPLAEATIIGTAIGMAFDGIHKPVAEIQFADYIWPGINQLFSEASSMYYRSAGEWEIPLVVRAPCGGYIQGGPYHSQSIEAFLAHCPGIKVAYPSNAADAKALLKAAIRDPNPVVFLEHKALYQRRIFSACPVFSSDYVLPFGKAAVVQSGADLTIVSWGMALVMSVEVAKELATLGISVEVIDLRTIVPCDFATVLESVKKTGKLLITHEASEFCGFGSELAATVAEQAYTYLDAPIRRVAGLHAPVPYSKILENEVLPQKERILQAAKSLAEF; from the coding sequence ATACGGCATGAGCTAGGGTCCTCAGTTAAAGAAGTACTAAAACTCGTATGGAGTTTGAGGGTTGCTGAGGCCAAAATGCTTCTTCTTTCTCGGCAAAGCGATTCCGGGGGAACTTTCCAGTTGTCTTGTGCAGGACACGAGCTTGCTGGAGTTGTTGCCGGACAAAGTTTCATTCGGGGAAAAGATTGGTCTTTTCCCTATTATAGAGATCAGGGATTTCCTATAGGGTTAGGCTGTGATTTTTCCGAAATCTTTGCCTCTTTCCTTGCGCGCTTAACTCCCAATCACTCTTGTGGTAGGATGATGCCCTACCATTATTCCCATAAAAAATTACGTATTTGCTGCCAGTCTAGTGTTGTTGGCACCCAGTTCCTTCAAGCTGCAGGACGTGCTTGGGCTGTAAAACATAATAAATCTGATGAAGTGGTTTATGTCTCGGGTGGAGATGGAGCAACATCTCAAGGAGAATTCCACGAGATGTTAAATTACGTTGCTCTACATAAGCTGCCGTTGGTTACAGTCGTGCAGAATAATTCTTGGGCAATATCAGTTCCTTTCAAAGATCAATGCTCTACCGATTTAGCTCGTTTAGGGGAAAGTTACCGCGGTCTTTCTGTTTATGAAGTGGATGGCGGGGACTATTTTGCCCTCGTGGAGACTTTTGCTAAAGCCGTTGAACAAGCTAGGGAAGCCTCAGTCCCTGCTTTGATTCTTGTGAATGTTGTCCGTTTAGAGCCACATAGTAACTCGGATAATCATGAGAAGTATCGCAGTCGAGAAGATTTAGATCTTTCCCGTAGTAATGATCCTTTACTGCGTTTAGAAAAACAAATGATGCAAGAATGTGGTATTTCCGCTTCTGAAATTCTAGAAATCAAAACTCAGGCGGAAGCTGAGATTGCTCGTGCCTATGAAATTGCCGAGACTGTACCATTGCCAAGTAAGGGTTCTACAAGTCACGAGGTATTTTCCCCCCATACGATTTCTTTGATTGATTATGAGGATTCTTTAGAAGCTCAGCGTTTACGTGATACACAACCACAGGTGATGCGTGATGCAATTACAGAAGCATTGATTGAAGAAATGCATCGTGATTCTGGAGTTGTTGTTTTCGGTGAAGATGTTGCCGGGGATAAGGGAGGCGTCTTTGGTGTTACTAGAGGCCTTACCAAGCAGTTTGGTGCTGAACGCTGTTTCAATACACCATTAGCAGAAGCTACAATTATCGGAACTGCTATAGGTATGGCCTTCGATGGTATTCATAAGCCAGTTGCTGAAATTCAATTTGCAGATTACATCTGGCCTGGAATTAATCAGCTATTTTCTGAAGCTTCCAGTATGTACTATCGTTCCGCAGGAGAGTGGGAAATTCCCCTAGTTGTTCGAGCCCCCTGTGGAGGATATATACAAGGAGGGCCATATCATTCCCAAAGCATAGAAGCTTTTCTTGCACATTGCCCAGGTATTAAAGTTGCCTACCCTTCTAATGCTGCAGATGCTAAAGCCTTGCTAAAAGCTGCTATTCGTGATCCTAATCCTGTGGTCTTTTTAGAACACAAAGCCCTTTATCAAAGAAGAATTTTTAGTGCATGCCCAGTATTTTCTTCTGATTATGTATTGCCATTTGGAAAAGCCGCCGTTGTTCAATCTGGAGCAGATCTGACAATCGTTTCTTGGGGAATGGCTTTGGTAATGAGTGTCGAAGTAGCTAAAGAACTCGCTACATTAGGCATATCTGTTGAAGTTATAGATTTGCGTACGATAGTTCCCTGCGATTTTGCTACTGTATTAGAATCTGTTAAGAAAACAGGAAAACTACTCATTACTCATGAAGCTTCGGAGTTTTGTGGGTTTGGTAGTGAGCTTGCAGCTACCGTAGCGGAACAGGCCTATACTTATCTTGATGCCCCTATTCGACGTGTTGCTGGGCTACACGCTCCTGTTCCTTATTCAAAAATACTAGAAAATGAAGTTCTCCCTCAAAAAGAGAGAATACTTCAAGCAGCGAAAAGCCTGGCAGAGTTTTAA
- a CDS encoding ComEC/Rec2 family competence protein, whose protein sequence is MLMRFEIFSSSVLMHTLHSSWIRLTHSCQYFQKQHPLLICSLYWLTGIISRPNPYSGIVLLSVLYVFTPKNNLRKQLLMGACWLIPLITLTNPSSIHEGPASGNFIIKFGRENKYFGEVIRLKYPCGKTHYHIPCTIFIDAPLELNKKYSIQGTMLNHTSQFIFKSNGCYQEIRSTKIALIQHKIRESCHQRILNLFRSSNSGNFASSLLLGTPLPKHLREIFKNKGLSHLFAVSGWHFSLFASVLFCLLGIFPAKIKYFLSLIILSILTLVFPWSPSVWRAWLSLLLICLSPFSSGLCSSLNRLGAGAILCSLIFPPLSPAFSLSFLATLGILLFFPHLFHFFYSPWLYVCPKRLLPILRYIFGALSLTISAQIFLFFPMINFFGSLPLEGFIYNLFFPMLILPIFFLILLSLILPFLAPCTEFFISWLLELPMLNNPNFLTTLTPAPLPAWKLSLVLSLIFLLGVFLGKVKTSENHPSSIIEL, encoded by the coding sequence ATGTTAATGCGTTTTGAAATTTTCTCATCCTCTGTCCTTATGCATACCTTACATTCATCATGGATACGGCTAACTCATTCTTGCCAGTACTTCCAAAAACAACATCCTCTGTTGATTTGCTCTCTTTACTGGCTAACAGGAATTATATCACGCCCTAATCCCTATTCAGGGATAGTGCTACTTTCAGTGCTCTATGTATTTACTCCTAAAAACAACCTCAGGAAACAGCTCCTCATGGGAGCTTGCTGGCTTATCCCGCTGATCACCCTGACCAATCCTTCTTCTATTCATGAGGGACCGGCTTCAGGAAATTTTATAATTAAATTTGGAAGAGAAAATAAATACTTTGGAGAAGTTATTCGTTTGAAATATCCTTGTGGAAAAACTCATTACCACATCCCCTGTACTATTTTCATAGACGCCCCTTTGGAATTGAATAAAAAATACTCTATCCAAGGAACGATGCTAAATCATACATCCCAATTTATTTTTAAGTCTAATGGTTGCTATCAAGAAATCCGCTCAACAAAAATAGCACTTATACAACATAAAATACGAGAATCTTGTCATCAACGCATTCTAAATCTTTTTCGCTCTAGCAATTCCGGAAATTTCGCTTCCAGTTTGCTTCTTGGCACTCCCCTGCCAAAACACTTAAGAGAAATTTTTAAAAACAAAGGATTATCTCATCTATTTGCAGTTTCTGGATGGCATTTTTCACTATTCGCTTCTGTTCTATTTTGCCTCCTAGGCATCTTCCCAGCCAAAATAAAATATTTTCTTTCCTTAATAATACTTTCAATATTAACACTGGTATTTCCTTGGTCACCTTCCGTATGGAGAGCATGGCTCTCCTTATTACTCATCTGCCTATCACCATTCTCTTCAGGGCTATGCTCTAGCCTTAACCGTTTGGGCGCCGGAGCCATTCTTTGTTCTCTTATTTTTCCTCCGTTATCTCCAGCATTTTCACTAAGTTTCCTAGCCACACTAGGTATCTTACTTTTTTTCCCTCACCTATTTCATTTTTTCTACTCCCCATGGCTCTACGTATGCCCTAAGCGTCTATTGCCTATTCTCCGCTATATTTTTGGAGCCCTATCTCTGACTATCTCCGCTCAAATCTTCCTCTTTTTCCCTATGATCAACTTCTTTGGCTCTCTACCTTTAGAGGGTTTTATCTATAACCTCTTTTTCCCCATGCTTATTCTCCCCATTTTCTTTCTTATTCTTCTTTCTCTTATTCTTCCCTTCCTAGCCCCATGCACAGAATTTTTTATTTCTTGGTTACTTGAACTTCCTATGCTTAATAACCCAAATTTTTTAACCACACTAACACCAGCACCCCTACCTGCTTGGAAGCTTTCCCTAGTGCTCTCCTTAATCTTTCTTCTTGGCGTCTTCCTAGGAAAAGTAAAAACCTCAGAAAATCATCCCTCTTCCATTATTGAATTATAA
- a CDS encoding HPr family phosphocarrier protein, translating into MVDESRECVLDIENTEQPVDSQRDEEELTCICIVKNTSGIHVRPAGAIVKLFDGEECEVSFTYAGKTVNAKSIMSILILGAPQNGEIFVRIKGKDASRVLKKVQNAFDSGFGEL; encoded by the coding sequence ATGGTGGATGAGTCAAGAGAATGTGTGTTAGATATAGAGAATACGGAACAGCCTGTGGATTCTCAAAGAGATGAAGAAGAATTGACATGCATTTGCATTGTAAAAAATACTTCTGGGATACATGTACGTCCCGCAGGGGCGATTGTTAAGCTGTTTGATGGAGAAGAATGCGAGGTAAGCTTTACCTACGCAGGGAAAACAGTAAACGCAAAAAGTATAATGAGTATCCTAATATTAGGAGCTCCACAAAATGGGGAGATTTTTGTGCGTATTAAGGGAAAGGATGCAAGTCGTGTACTAAAAAAAGTACAAAACGCTTTTGACTCTGGTTTTGGAGAGCTATAG